GACGCTCGCGAGCATCAGCATCCTGGCGCTGGCGCTCTCCGGGTGCGGCACCACCGAAGTCGCCCCGCAGGACAGCGCCGCGCCCGAATCCGTCGCGAGCGAAGACTGCGCTGCGGATGAGACCAGTACTTCGGCCGACCCGGTCACGCTGACCGATGACTTCGGACGCACGGTGGAGCTCGACAAGCCTGCCGAGCGCGTCGCCGTGCTCGAGTGGCAGCAGATCGAAGACACGCTGACGCTGTGTGTGACGCCGGTCGCCGTGGCAGATGCCGAGGGGTACACGACCTGGGACACCGCAGAGGTGCTGCCGGAGGGCGTGGTCGATGTCGGCACGCGGCAAGAGCCGAATCTTGACGCACTGTTCGCCACGAACCCCGATCTGGTGATCGTCGAAGCCTCCGGTCCGGACGACGAGATCATCGCTCAACTCGAGGCCTACGACGTGCCCGTGATCGCCACCATCGGCGCGGACGCGGCGGACCCGATCGCGAAGATGCTCGCCACCTTCGACCTGATCGCGCAGGCCACCGGCCGCGAAGAGCGTGCTGACGTCGTGAAGGACGAGTTCGACGCGTACCTCGCCGACGCCAAAGGCGAGCTCGCGGATGCCGACCTTCCCACCACTGATTTCGTGTTCTTCGACGGCTGGGTCGACGGCGGCAACGTCGCACTGCGACCGTACGGACAGGGCTCGCTGATCGGCGAGCTGGGCGAGGAGCTCGGTCTCACGAATGCGTGGACCGGTGAGGTGGACGCGGCGTACGGGCTCGGCCAGACAGACATCGAAGGCATGCTCGCCATCGGCGATGCGACGCTGCTGCACACCGGCACGGTCGGCGACGACTCCGATGAGTTCCTCGCAGCCCTCGACGGCAACAGCATCTGGAAGACGGTCCCGGCCGTCGCACAAGAGCGGATCTACAGCTTCCCGGCAGGCATCTGGACGTTCGGCGGCCCTCGCTCGGCACAGCAGATC
The DNA window shown above is from Microbacterium murale and carries:
- a CDS encoding ABC transporter substrate-binding protein, whose product is MKKTQIATLASISILALALSGCGTTEVAPQDSAAPESVASEDCAADETSTSADPVTLTDDFGRTVELDKPAERVAVLEWQQIEDTLTLCVTPVAVADAEGYTTWDTAEVLPEGVVDVGTRQEPNLDALFATNPDLVIVEASGPDDEIIAQLEAYDVPVIATIGADAADPIAKMLATFDLIAQATGREERADVVKDEFDAYLADAKGELADADLPTTDFVFFDGWVDGGNVALRPYGQGSLIGELGEELGLTNAWTGEVDAAYGLGQTDIEGMLAIGDATLLHTGTVGDDSDEFLAALDGNSIWKTVPAVAQERIYSFPAGIWTFGGPRSAQQIIDAYVAALSK